The uncultured Fretibacterium sp. genome has a window encoding:
- a CDS encoding CvpA family protein: MNFAFMFDIAAGCLLAFFAVRGAIRGLSGEVVALVGLIASVFCGWTCARPAAGVVLEYFPSWDATVVALICSVAIFMGVSLLFAFAGRLLHLLIRAANLSMADHLFGTFAGALRTFFVILFIYGAVSIFSPILPSDWMRESYAMRGAAVVWPPVIAFLSDRGWVDLERLAPVKLEVSIRRMEAASADIALHSPVSSPVSSDILAVPAIPNAPAREGN; this comes from the coding sequence ATGAATTTTGCCTTTATGTTCGATATCGCTGCGGGCTGCCTCCTGGCCTTCTTTGCCGTCCGCGGCGCCATTCGGGGGCTGTCGGGCGAGGTCGTAGCCCTTGTAGGCCTTATCGCGAGCGTCTTCTGCGGGTGGACCTGCGCCCGGCCCGCGGCCGGGGTCGTCCTGGAGTACTTCCCCTCCTGGGACGCCACGGTCGTCGCCCTGATCTGCTCCGTGGCCATCTTCATGGGCGTCTCCCTCCTCTTCGCCTTCGCGGGGCGCCTTCTGCACCTCCTGATCCGGGCCGCGAACCTGTCGATGGCCGATCACCTCTTCGGGACGTTCGCGGGCGCCCTGCGCACCTTTTTCGTTATCCTCTTCATCTACGGCGCCGTATCCATCTTCTCCCCCATCCTGCCCTCGGACTGGATGAGGGAGAGCTACGCCATGAGGGGTGCTGCTGTCGTGTGGCCGCCCGTCATCGCCTTTCTGTCCGACCGCGGCTGGGTGGACTTGGAGCGCCTCGCCCCCGTGAAGCTCGAGGTGTCAATTCGGCGGATGGAGGCGGCGTCGGCCGACATCGCCCTTCATTCTCCGGTCAGCTCTCCGGTCAGCTCCGACATCCTTGCCGTGCCCGCCATCCCGAATGCTCCTGCCAGGGAGGGAAACTGA